A stretch of the Filimonas lacunae genome encodes the following:
- a CDS encoding KUP/HAK/KT family potassium transporter — MSSISPALFNKRVTAAGLLIAIGIVFGDIGTSPLYTLNAVFHDKVITEDIALGALSAIFWTLFFQTTLKYVIITLQADNKGEGGIFSLYALIRRVSGKWLLFPAMAGGAFLIADGIITPPISVASAIEGLQKINPHINTVPIVIVILVILFLFQQFGTEKIGKIFGPVMVIWFTFIGVLGLMAMRQAPGVLKALNPYYAYIMLTKAKGGFWLLGSIFLCTTGAEALYSDMGHCGRNNIRVSWIYIKVTLILCYAGQTAWLLNHVGETTGVVSPFYHIVPDAIYLPSLCIATMATIIASQALISGCFTLINEAIRLDIWPRHRVLFPGNMKGQIYIPFINWALMAGCIAMVLHFEESSRMEAAFGLSVTLTMIMSTVLINFYLHYKRVAMVWVVLITGTFLAIELSFLIANFQKIAEGGWITLLIGGGLFLVMYIWYKGRSIKKLLTKLVLIDDYVPLLMKLSADERIPKYATNLVYLTTSGSPRKVEKTAMDSILSKAPKRADVYWFVHVNVVDEPYALTYRADTIVRNDIYFIEFNLGFRVEPMIDHYFEQVANELVKTSEVDFSDRYEQCYQDTKIGDFRFLLMDSFLSFPKAMPFWKCFIMKSYFNLKNLSVKEMVNFGINKSNVTIEKYPLIVSPAEHPPLVREQ, encoded by the coding sequence ATGAGCTCAATTTCACCCGCCCTGTTTAACAAGCGTGTTACCGCTGCAGGGTTATTAATTGCTATCGGTATTGTATTCGGAGACATAGGTACCTCACCCCTGTATACCCTCAATGCTGTTTTTCACGACAAGGTTATTACAGAAGACATCGCCCTGGGCGCGCTATCCGCTATCTTCTGGACGTTGTTTTTCCAAACCACTTTAAAGTATGTGATCATTACGCTGCAAGCCGATAACAAAGGCGAAGGCGGCATCTTTTCCCTGTACGCGCTTATCCGCCGCGTATCGGGCAAGTGGCTGCTGTTTCCTGCTATGGCAGGTGGTGCCTTCCTCATTGCAGATGGCATTATTACGCCCCCGATTTCGGTGGCTTCGGCTATTGAAGGGTTGCAAAAGATCAATCCGCACATCAACACCGTGCCTATTGTTATCGTTATCCTGGTTATCCTATTCCTGTTTCAGCAATTTGGTACAGAAAAGATCGGGAAGATCTTCGGCCCTGTAATGGTGATCTGGTTTACATTCATTGGTGTGTTAGGCCTGATGGCCATGCGCCAGGCACCCGGTGTGTTAAAAGCTTTGAACCCCTACTATGCTTATATAATGCTTACCAAAGCAAAAGGCGGCTTCTGGCTGCTGGGTAGCATTTTCCTGTGTACTACCGGTGCCGAAGCTTTATATAGCGATATGGGCCATTGCGGCAGAAACAACATTCGTGTAAGCTGGATTTATATTAAAGTAACCTTGATTCTCTGTTATGCTGGTCAAACTGCCTGGTTGCTCAATCACGTAGGCGAAACAACCGGCGTGGTAAGTCCTTTCTACCATATTGTACCGGACGCTATTTACCTGCCTTCTTTATGTATTGCCACTATGGCCACCATCATTGCCAGCCAGGCCCTTATCAGCGGTTGCTTCACCTTAATAAATGAAGCCATCCGCCTGGATATATGGCCACGCCACAGAGTATTATTTCCCGGTAATATGAAAGGACAGATTTACATTCCCTTTATCAATTGGGCGTTAATGGCAGGTTGTATAGCCATGGTACTGCATTTTGAAGAATCCAGCCGTATGGAAGCAGCCTTCGGTTTAAGCGTTACCCTCACCATGATCATGAGCACCGTGCTCATTAACTTTTACCTGCACTACAAGCGGGTAGCCATGGTATGGGTAGTGCTGATCACAGGCACTTTCCTGGCCATAGAACTATCTTTTTTGATAGCCAACTTTCAAAAGATAGCAGAAGGTGGCTGGATTACGTTGTTGATAGGTGGAGGTTTATTCCTGGTCATGTATATCTGGTATAAAGGCCGTAGCATTAAAAAGCTACTTACCAAACTGGTGCTGATAGATGACTATGTACCCCTGTTAATGAAGCTGAGTGCAGATGAAAGAATACCTAAATACGCTACTAACCTGGTATATCTTACCACCTCCGGTTCACCCCGTAAAGTAGAGAAAACCGCTATGGACTCTATATTGTCTAAAGCCCCCAAACGTGCAGATGTATATTGGTTTGTGCATGTAAACGTAGTAGACGAACCTTATGCCTTAACCTACCGTGCCGATACCATTGTACGTAACGATATTTATTTTATTGAGTTTAACCTGGGCTTTAGAGTAGAGCCTATGATTGATCATTACTTTGAACAGGTAGCCAATGAACTGGTAAAAACCAGTGAAGTAGATTTTTCAGATCGATACGAGCAATGCTACCAGGATACTAAGATTGGCGATTTCCGTTTCCTGCTGATGGACTCCTTCCTGTCTTTCCCGAAAGCCATGCCTTTCTGGAAATGTTTTATCATGAAAAGCTATTTCAACCTCAAAAACCTGAGCGTAAAAGAAATGGTCAACTTCGGCATCAACAAAAGCAACGTTACCATCGAGAAATACCCATTAATCGTAAGCCCCGCCGAGCATCCGCCGTTGGTGAGGGAGCAATAA
- a CDS encoding sterol desaturase family protein → MRNYISNSRESVRMFSNNLLEALSKVHYSVPLFVYIPVIATTAYLSYTQSNLAVIIQVILALSGLACWTFTEYILHRFVFHFVPKSKAGQRLHFIMHGVHHDYPNDAKRLVMPPSVSIPLALLFYSLFYLVLPSGSNNAFFTGFITGYLVYDMTHYILHHYNFKSRLGKALKKHHMIHHYANPDKAFGVSSTIWDKVFHSDK, encoded by the coding sequence GTGAGGAACTATATTTCAAATTCACGGGAATCGGTACGGATGTTTAGCAACAACCTGCTGGAAGCCTTATCCAAAGTACACTATTCAGTGCCCCTGTTTGTGTATATACCGGTAATTGCCACCACCGCTTATTTGTCATATACACAAAGCAACCTGGCTGTTATTATCCAGGTAATACTGGCGCTTTCAGGACTGGCTTGCTGGACATTTACCGAATACATACTGCATCGCTTTGTGTTTCACTTTGTGCCCAAATCCAAAGCCGGGCAACGGCTGCATTTTATTATGCATGGGGTACATCACGATTACCCCAACGATGCCAAAAGGCTGGTAATGCCCCCTTCGGTAAGCATCCCCCTGGCCCTGTTATTTTATAGTTTGTTTTACCTGGTGTTGCCATCAGGCAGCAATAATGCCTTTTTCACCGGCTTTATTACCGGCTACCTGGTATATGATATGACGCATTATATCCTGCATCATTACAATTTTAAATCACGCCTTGGCAAAGCCCTGAAAAAACACCACATGATACATCATTATGCCAACCCCGATAAAGCGTTTGGCGTAAGTTCCACTATATGGGACAAGGTGTTTCATTCCGATAAATAG